A window from Acidimicrobiia bacterium encodes these proteins:
- a CDS encoding shikimate kinase, whose protein sequence is MDDERNIVLTGFMGTGKSTVGRLLAKLLDREWLDTDRMIESEHGPIPEIFAKQGEPYFRSLERQVARELAERTNLVISTGGGMVLDREVLEILDPVCRIFSLVAAPENILSRIGRHVASQRPLLAGDDTMSRIAELLAERSVGYASFEMIVTDGKTAFEVATDIARRLATT, encoded by the coding sequence ATGGATGACGAGAGAAACATCGTTCTGACCGGGTTCATGGGAACCGGAAAATCAACGGTCGGTCGGCTTCTGGCCAAACTGCTCGATCGGGAGTGGCTCGACACCGACCGAATGATCGAGTCGGAGCACGGTCCGATCCCCGAGATCTTCGCCAAACAGGGGGAACCCTACTTCCGATCGCTCGAACGCCAGGTCGCCAGGGAACTCGCCGAACGAACCAATTTGGTGATCTCTACCGGTGGCGGGATGGTGCTCGATCGCGAAGTCCTCGAGATTCTCGATCCGGTGTGCCGCATCTTCAGCCTGGTGGCGGCTCCGGAGAACATTCTCAGCCGGATTGGCCGGCACGTCGCTTCCCAACGGCCTCTCCTGGCTGGCGATGACACAATGTCTCGCATCGCCGAACTCCTCGCCGAGCGCTCGGTGGGCTACGCTTCGTTCGAGATGATCGTCACCGATGGCAAGACCGCCTTCGAGGTCGCCACCGATATCGCAAGACGGTTGGCGACCACTTGA